Proteins encoded by one window of Brienomyrus brachyistius isolate T26 chromosome 1, BBRACH_0.4, whole genome shotgun sequence:
- the sycp2l gene encoding synaptonemal complex protein 2-like isoform X4 gives MQIITVLFEFEVVLEEAFFTKNAERISDALLEERTSKSLVNRMDKVISEELGRSEFAKVFLLLRAIENVCQSDEDLIQSFIQHGLIVKMLAWFERAVEFLKVKDLQYQKALSNLIEAFYDTSMNICRISLQGKSQIHDIFVLRFGALVTDTDVQFDLRLEAIRTINSILDGATKEERKRLSLSEDHCLLLEELAKVIVNVGDYEMQVAVSESLCRMTTKKWREELVHKWFPNRVFADAFKSINDREFETDCRKFLNKLNSHFGDERRVFTFPCIQAFLDKTELFKPDDENLERFWVDFNLGTCCISFFVNDPEGALWESINLPKAAISDYSIKEKDDQKILTVRMEIPVAHINIKGRTVKIIFESQYDIQNAVRRVLGDNLQLQSTEGQSVSRDLLNDFLSSCSDPGCLDAADATAVNDDDQNSPTSASKNAEFLHLTDESETEGFPHGSKTDSMSFLAAFRSYQLAMTKKRLFSLSASSKGAAKSLQDTGDKPKESRKGHQPKAAAAFSESNSSPTRGGVSDSLRVKELLRSDYTRKKPKAKSALRILPRSSPSSAEEPGTIKHSTPKTASIKQSGAAGLKPIVQLRELSLEYSLISAQKFEAHVEGLEKTILEDSVFMPDDQDGSPIKKNSPSVVQKSPGARKRKLETPVLDSGIGPEKWLSTMEDQGTASLKPRGLHPPERITKVFVEASESDTEMASGVTAAFHSFKKQLKDHFSSRYRKIETQSMESLLDCQESVRTLLSSVHEYRLKHLETFQATVINELAHLEQDCRSLKKIEREIMNFWKAESKVVTMFCEKQQHRLRSLELVKEAVQSPAAEDVASQVRESQWKTGRQVIPQKAPTWLLRPS, from the exons atgcaaataataACTGTCTTATTTGAGTTCGAGGTCGTTTTAGAAGAGGCCTTCTTCACTAAAAATGCCGAAAGAATTAGTGATGCTCTTCTTGAAGAGAGAACCTCCAAGTCTTTGGTAAACCGGATGGATAAAGTAATTAGTGAG GAGCTTGGCAGGAGTGAGTTCGCCAAGGTCTTTCTGCTTCTGAGAGCCATTGAAAACGTGTGTCAGAGTGATGAAGACCTCATCCAGTCCTTCATCCAGCATGGTCTTATCGTAAAG ATGTTGGCCTGGTTTGAAAGAGCCGTGGAGTTTTTGAAGGTAAAGGATCTACAGTACCAAAAAGCGCTATCAAACTTAATTGAAGCATTCTACGACACCTCCATG AACATCTGTCGGATCAGCTTGCAAG GGAAGTCCCAGATCCATGACATCTTTGTGCTGCGATTCGGCGCGCTCGTCACAGACACCGACGTACAGTTTGACCTTCGTTTAGAG GCTATTCGCACAATAAATTCAATCCTTGACGGAGCTACCAAAGAGGAGAGGAAGAGGCTCAGTCTATCTGAAGACCACTGCTTACTCCT TGAAGAACTGGCTAAAGTGATTGTGAATGTTGGTG ACTACGAAATGCAGGTGGCCGTCTCTGAATCGCTCTGCCGCATGACTACCAAGAAGTGGAGAGAGGAGCTGGTTCACAAGTGGTTCCCCAACAGAGTGTTTGCGGACGCCTTCAAATCAATCAACGACCGGGAATTTGAGACT gattGCAGAAAATTTCTCAACAAACTGAATAGCCATTTTGGAGATGAGCGAAG GGTGTTTACATTTCCCTGCATCCAGGCCTTTTTAGACAAGACTGAG CTATTTAAACCAGACGATGAGAATCTCGAAAGGTTCTGGGTAGATTTCAACCTTGGGACATGCTGCATCAGCTTCTTTGTGAATGATCCAGAG GGAGCTCTTTGGGAGTCAATAAACTTGCCAAAAGCTGCCATCAGTGATTATTCCATCAAAG AAAAAGATGACCAGAAAATCCTGACTGTTCGAATGGAAATTCCTGTCGCTCACATCAACATAAAAGGAAGAACTGTGAAAATCATTTTTGAATCGCAGTATGACATCCAGAATGCAGTCAGACGTGTGCttggagacaatttacaattg CAAAGTACTGAGGGACAGTCCGTGAGCAGAGATCTTCTCAATG ACTTCCTTTCCAGTTGCTCGGACCCAGGCTGTTTAGATGCTGCTGAT GCGACTGCTGTCAATGATGATGATCAGAACTCACCCACATCAGCATC GAAGAACGCCGAGTTCCTTCATCTGACTGATGAGTCAGAAACAGAG GGATTTCCACATGGCAGCAAGACGGACAGCATGTCCTTCCTGGCAGCTTTCAGGAGCTACCAG CTGGCGATGACCAAAAAGAGACTCTTCAGTCTGTCTGCTTCCTCAAAAGG AGCTGCAAAGTCCCTCCAGGACACGGGAGACAAGCCAAAAGAATCCCGCAAG GGTCATCAACCCAAGGCTGCTGCTGCCTTCTCTGAGAGCAACAGCAGTCCAACTCGGGGAGGAGTAAGCGACAGTTTGCGTGTGAAAGAGCTGCTGAGGTCAGACTACACCAGGAAGAAGCCCAAAGCTAAGTCCGCTCTGAGAA TTCTGCCCCGGTCCTCACCTAGTAGTGCTGAGGAACCTGGCACCATCAAG CACTCAACACCAAAGACTGCAAGCATTAAGCAAAGCGGAGCTGCCGGCCTCAAGCCCATAGTCCAGCTCCGAGAGCTGAGCTTGGAGTATTCTCTCATTTCAGCACAAAAGTTTGAAGCCCATGTGGAAG GACTTGAGAAGACTATCCTGGAAGACTCAGTATTCATGCCAgatgatcaggatggatccccTATTAAG AAAAACTCTCCTAGTGTAGTTCAAAAGTCTCCGGGAGCAAGAAAAAGGAAGCTTGAAACTCCAG TGTTGGATTCAGGCATAGGACCAGAGAAGTGGCTGTCAACAATGGAGGACCAGGGCACCGCAAGCCTCAAACCCAGAGGACTCCACCCCCCAG AGAGGATCACTAAAGTCTTTGTAGAAGCCTCTGAGTCGGACACTGAGATGGCTTCTGGGGTAACTGCTGCCTTTCATTCGTTCAAAAAACAGCTAAAGGACCACTTCTCG TCCAGGTATCGGAAAATAGAAACCCAGTCCATGGAGTCTCTCCTTGACTGTCAGGAGAGTGTTAGGACACTGCTGAGCTCTGTACACGAGTACAG GCTAAAGCACTTGGAGACCTTTCAAGCCACTGTCATCAATGAGCTGGCTCACCTAGAGCAAGACTGTCGCTCCCTGAAGAAGATCGAGAGGGAAATCATG AACTTCTGGAAGGCGGAATCCAAAGTGGTGACAATGTTCTGCGAGAAGCAGCAGCATAG GTTGCGGTCGCTGGAGCTGGTTAAAGAAGCGGTCCAGAGTCCAGCCGCGGAGGATGTGGCTTCTCAGGTCAG GGAATCTCAATGGAAGACAGGACGACAAGTTATTCCACAGAAAGCACCAACTTGGTTACTTAGACCTTCGTAA
- the sycp2l gene encoding synaptonemal complex protein 2-like isoform X2, which translates to MQIITVLFEFEVVLEEAFFTKNAERISDALLEERTSKSLVNRMDKVISEELGRSEFAKVFLLLRAIENVCQSDEDLIQSFIQHGLIVKMLAWFERAVEFLKVKDLQYQKALSNLIEAFYDTSMNICRISLQGKSQIHDIFVLRFGALVTDTDVQFDLRLEAIRTINSILDGATKEERKRLSLSEDHCLLLEELAKVIVNVGDYEMQVAVSESLCRMTTKKWREELVHKWFPNRVFADAFKSINDREFETDCRKFLNKLNSHFGDERRVFTFPCIQAFLDKTELFKPDDENLERFWVDFNLGTCCISFFVNDPEGALWESINLPKAAISDYSIKGVCDPVPFSVLAEKDDQKILTVRMEIPVAHINIKGRTVKIIFESQYDIQNAVRRVLGDNLQLQSTEGQSVSRDLLNDFLSSCSDPGCLDAADATAVNDDDQNSPTSASKNAEFLHLTDESETEGFPHGSKTDSMSFLAAFRSYQLAMTKKRLFSLSASSKGAAKSLQDTGDKPKESRKGHQPKAAAAFSESNSSPTRGGVSDSLRVKELLRSDYTRKKPKAKSALRILPRSSPSSAEEPGTIKHSTPKTASIKQSGAAGLKPIVQLRELSLEYSLISAQKFEAHVEGLEKTILEDSVFMPDDQDGSPIKKNSPSVVQKSPGARKRKLETPVLDSGIGPEKWLSTMEDQGTASLKPRGLHPPERITKVFVEASESDTEMASGVTAAFHSFKKQLKDHFSSRYRKIETQSMESLLDCQESVRTLLSSVHEYRLKHLETFQATVINELAHLEQDCRSLKKIEREIMNFWKAESKVVTMFCEKQQHRLRSLELVKEAVQSPAAEDVASQGISMEDRTTSYSTESTNLVT; encoded by the exons atgcaaataataACTGTCTTATTTGAGTTCGAGGTCGTTTTAGAAGAGGCCTTCTTCACTAAAAATGCCGAAAGAATTAGTGATGCTCTTCTTGAAGAGAGAACCTCCAAGTCTTTGGTAAACCGGATGGATAAAGTAATTAGTGAG GAGCTTGGCAGGAGTGAGTTCGCCAAGGTCTTTCTGCTTCTGAGAGCCATTGAAAACGTGTGTCAGAGTGATGAAGACCTCATCCAGTCCTTCATCCAGCATGGTCTTATCGTAAAG ATGTTGGCCTGGTTTGAAAGAGCCGTGGAGTTTTTGAAGGTAAAGGATCTACAGTACCAAAAAGCGCTATCAAACTTAATTGAAGCATTCTACGACACCTCCATG AACATCTGTCGGATCAGCTTGCAAG GGAAGTCCCAGATCCATGACATCTTTGTGCTGCGATTCGGCGCGCTCGTCACAGACACCGACGTACAGTTTGACCTTCGTTTAGAG GCTATTCGCACAATAAATTCAATCCTTGACGGAGCTACCAAAGAGGAGAGGAAGAGGCTCAGTCTATCTGAAGACCACTGCTTACTCCT TGAAGAACTGGCTAAAGTGATTGTGAATGTTGGTG ACTACGAAATGCAGGTGGCCGTCTCTGAATCGCTCTGCCGCATGACTACCAAGAAGTGGAGAGAGGAGCTGGTTCACAAGTGGTTCCCCAACAGAGTGTTTGCGGACGCCTTCAAATCAATCAACGACCGGGAATTTGAGACT gattGCAGAAAATTTCTCAACAAACTGAATAGCCATTTTGGAGATGAGCGAAG GGTGTTTACATTTCCCTGCATCCAGGCCTTTTTAGACAAGACTGAG CTATTTAAACCAGACGATGAGAATCTCGAAAGGTTCTGGGTAGATTTCAACCTTGGGACATGCTGCATCAGCTTCTTTGTGAATGATCCAGAG GGAGCTCTTTGGGAGTCAATAAACTTGCCAAAAGCTGCCATCAGTGATTATTCCATCAAAG GTGTGTGCGATCCTGTGCCTTTTTCTGTGTTGGCAGAAAAAGATGACCAGAAAATCCTGACTGTTCGAATGGAAATTCCTGTCGCTCACATCAACATAAAAGGAAGAACTGTGAAAATCATTTTTGAATCGCAGTATGACATCCAGAATGCAGTCAGACGTGTGCttggagacaatttacaattg CAAAGTACTGAGGGACAGTCCGTGAGCAGAGATCTTCTCAATG ACTTCCTTTCCAGTTGCTCGGACCCAGGCTGTTTAGATGCTGCTGAT GCGACTGCTGTCAATGATGATGATCAGAACTCACCCACATCAGCATC GAAGAACGCCGAGTTCCTTCATCTGACTGATGAGTCAGAAACAGAG GGATTTCCACATGGCAGCAAGACGGACAGCATGTCCTTCCTGGCAGCTTTCAGGAGCTACCAG CTGGCGATGACCAAAAAGAGACTCTTCAGTCTGTCTGCTTCCTCAAAAGG AGCTGCAAAGTCCCTCCAGGACACGGGAGACAAGCCAAAAGAATCCCGCAAG GGTCATCAACCCAAGGCTGCTGCTGCCTTCTCTGAGAGCAACAGCAGTCCAACTCGGGGAGGAGTAAGCGACAGTTTGCGTGTGAAAGAGCTGCTGAGGTCAGACTACACCAGGAAGAAGCCCAAAGCTAAGTCCGCTCTGAGAA TTCTGCCCCGGTCCTCACCTAGTAGTGCTGAGGAACCTGGCACCATCAAG CACTCAACACCAAAGACTGCAAGCATTAAGCAAAGCGGAGCTGCCGGCCTCAAGCCCATAGTCCAGCTCCGAGAGCTGAGCTTGGAGTATTCTCTCATTTCAGCACAAAAGTTTGAAGCCCATGTGGAAG GACTTGAGAAGACTATCCTGGAAGACTCAGTATTCATGCCAgatgatcaggatggatccccTATTAAG AAAAACTCTCCTAGTGTAGTTCAAAAGTCTCCGGGAGCAAGAAAAAGGAAGCTTGAAACTCCAG TGTTGGATTCAGGCATAGGACCAGAGAAGTGGCTGTCAACAATGGAGGACCAGGGCACCGCAAGCCTCAAACCCAGAGGACTCCACCCCCCAG AGAGGATCACTAAAGTCTTTGTAGAAGCCTCTGAGTCGGACACTGAGATGGCTTCTGGGGTAACTGCTGCCTTTCATTCGTTCAAAAAACAGCTAAAGGACCACTTCTCG TCCAGGTATCGGAAAATAGAAACCCAGTCCATGGAGTCTCTCCTTGACTGTCAGGAGAGTGTTAGGACACTGCTGAGCTCTGTACACGAGTACAG GCTAAAGCACTTGGAGACCTTTCAAGCCACTGTCATCAATGAGCTGGCTCACCTAGAGCAAGACTGTCGCTCCCTGAAGAAGATCGAGAGGGAAATCATG AACTTCTGGAAGGCGGAATCCAAAGTGGTGACAATGTTCTGCGAGAAGCAGCAGCATAG GTTGCGGTCGCTGGAGCTGGTTAAAGAAGCGGTCCAGAGTCCAGCCGCGGAGGATGTGGCTTCTCAG GGAATCTCAATGGAAGACAGGACGACAAGTTATTCCACAGAAAGCACCAACTTGGTTACTTAG